A single region of the Oreochromis niloticus isolate F11D_XX linkage group LG19, O_niloticus_UMD_NMBU, whole genome shotgun sequence genome encodes:
- the cox16 gene encoding cytochrome c oxidase assembly protein COX16 homolog, mitochondrial, which yields MFNLKLLQKNKTLKYGVPMLLLVVGGSFGLREFTQIRYDSQKIRKRLDPSLEAKVNIQRQPVILEEEYEKLKETNLDEWKNIRGPRPWEDSREYQEQQRRKLSNKD from the exons ATGTTTAATTTAAAGTtgctgcagaaaaacaaaacactgaaatatggAGTCCCTATGCTT TTGCTGGTAGTTGGTGGTTCCTTTGGCTTGCGGGAGTTCACACAAATTCGGTATGATTCCCAGAAGATCAGAAAAAGG TTGGATCCTTCACTGGAGGCTAAAGTGAACATCCAGAGGCAGCCGGTCATACTGGAAGAAGAGTACGAG AAGCTAAAGGAGACGAATTTGGACGAATGGAAGAACATCCGTGGCCCTCGTCCCTGGGAGGACTCCAGGGAGTACCAGGAGCAGCAGCGCAGGAAGCTGAGCAATAAAGACTGA